A portion of the Chondrinema litorale genome contains these proteins:
- a CDS encoding DUF4861 family protein, whose protein sequence is MKYLIIILTLLANFSYAQNMTDISLFWKENPEQVTEIASEEGNLYSKLGHHGPAVENEFVAYRFYFDHKVAIDVYNKTKPQLELAEAAWYPTEEKQKEGWGADQYKAGSTVGLGGVRLWDGEKPVYLDPVTKRTARVRKEANISYMEMLSENVPYKGDSIDVLVRVTVFSGSREGKVEAFAFCDKPVQFLTGVNYHDGTKTKEGKDYVATWGLHPEDVAAFQLNIGAAVKYNPDDFAKTEKADKELRLISKPTHYLSTYITSACEKEENFKGMEDFISYLEGLEKVN, encoded by the coding sequence ATGAAATATCTAATTATCATCCTCACGCTGCTAGCAAACTTCAGCTATGCACAAAACATGACAGACATAAGCCTTTTCTGGAAAGAAAACCCAGAACAGGTTACAGAAATCGCATCTGAAGAAGGAAACTTATATAGCAAGCTTGGTCACCACGGCCCTGCTGTAGAAAATGAATTTGTAGCTTACCGATTCTACTTCGATCACAAAGTAGCTATCGATGTTTATAATAAAACCAAGCCTCAACTCGAACTGGCAGAAGCAGCTTGGTACCCAACAGAAGAAAAACAAAAAGAAGGTTGGGGAGCCGACCAATACAAAGCAGGTTCTACGGTAGGTTTAGGAGGAGTTCGTCTATGGGATGGTGAAAAGCCTGTTTACTTAGATCCAGTAACTAAAAGAACTGCCCGCGTTCGTAAAGAAGCCAACATCTCTTACATGGAAATGCTATCTGAAAATGTGCCTTACAAAGGAGACTCTATCGATGTTTTGGTAAGGGTAACTGTATTTTCTGGAAGCAGAGAAGGCAAAGTGGAAGCTTTCGCCTTTTGCGACAAACCTGTTCAGTTTTTAACCGGGGTAAATTATCATGATGGTACTAAAACCAAAGAAGGTAAAGACTATGTAGCTACTTGGGGACTTCACCCAGAAGATGTTGCGGCTTTCCAATTAAATATTGGTGCAGCAGTAAAATACAATCCTGATGATTTTGCCAAAACAGAAAAAGCTGACAAAGAACTAAGACTGATTTCTAAACCAACTCATTATCTTTCCACTTACATCACATCAGCTTGTGAAAAAGAAGAAAATTTTAAAGGTATGGAAGATTTCATTAGCTATTTAGAAGGTTTAGAAAAAGTGAATTAA